The following is a genomic window from Micrococcus cohnii.
CCAGTACTCGTACCAGGCGCGGGACTCACGGGCACGGAACCCGTCCAGCCGCCAGTCCCGGTTCAGGTCCACGGTGACCGGCGCGCCCTCGGCGTCGCGCACCGGAGCGTCCTGGGCGCGGTCCCACAGCGTGGTGGTGCGCGTGTTCATCTCCGAGCCGTCGGGGTTGTACATCGGGATCACGTGGACGGTGAACTCGTCCCGGACCCGGGCGACATCGGCCGAACCGCCCGCGGCGAGCCGGTCGAGCACCGTCACACAGGCGTCCAGCCCATAGGGCTCGTCCCCGTGGACACGGCCCTGGATCCACACTGGCTCGGGGCCGTGGCCCACGGTGGCGACGTACAGCTCGCGGCCCTGCTCGGAGAACTGCTCGGCGGTGCCCTGCTCGCTCAGCGTCGTCACACGCACCGCACCGCCGCTGGCGCGGGCGATCCGCTCCAGTTCACGCTGCATGTCCGCGTACGAGCGGATCGCGCCGGTGGGGGTGCGGTTCTCGGGCGGCAGGGAGCCGGTGGCGGCCGCGCCCGGAGCGAGGGAGGGAGCGGCCAGCGCGGCGGTGAGCGTCGCCAGGGCGCTGCGACGGGTCAGGGAGCGGGAGGCAGAACGGGTGAGCTCGGTCATGCCGACAGCGTATCCCTGAATGTGCTGACCGTCACATTCGCTGTGGCTGTGGCTCAGATGTACATCGCCGGGTCGACGTACTCGGCCGGGTCCACCAGCGGGGCCTTCTCCTTCTCGCATGAGCGCAGCCGGTAGGTCGCCGGGATGCCGGTGGCGATCGCATCCGCCGGCGTGTCCTTGACGACGACCGCATTGGCCCCGACGGCGCTGCCGGCGCCCACCTCGACGGGGCCCAGGATCTTGGCGCCGGCCCCGACCACGACGCCGTCGTGCAGGGTCGGGTGACGTTTCACCTTCGCCAGGGAACGGCCCCCCAGGGTGACCCCGTGGTAGAGCATGACGTCGTTGCCTACCTCCGCTGTCTCGCCGATCACGACGCCCATGCCGTGGTCGATGAAGAACCGCCGACCGATGCGCGCCCCCGGGTGGATCTCGATGCCCGTGAGCGAGCGTGAGACCTGGGAGAGCAGGCGCGCCGGTGTCCTGAGACGATCGTGCTGCCACATCCGGTGGGCGATGCGGTGGGCCCACACCGCGTGCAGACCGGAGTAGACAAGGGCGACTTCAAGGTCACCGCGGGCAGCGGGATCGTGACTGCGTACGGCGGCGATGTCCTCGCGAACCCGGGCCAGCAGGGCCGGGGGATCGAAGGAGCCGGTGCCGAGACGGGAGCGTGCGGCCGAGCCGACGCGGGAGAGAAGACCCATCAGGTCGCCTTTCTGGTGCCGAGCAGTGCAGTGCGATGCGGTGGTGCGGGAGGGGTGCGGAAGAGCTGCGGCGACCCGGCCGCCGTCGGCGGACATCCGGGCCGCGCTCAGCCGCGGATGTCCTCGAACAGGGCGGTGGAGATGTAGCGCTCGCCGTAGTCGCAGACGATCGCCACGATGAGCTTGCCCTCGTTCTCCGGCTTCGCGGCCTGTGTGAGCGCGGCGGAGACGATCGCGCCGGACGAGATGCCTCCGAGGATGCCCTCCTTGGTGCCCAGGTCGCGAGCCGTGGCGATCGATTCCTCGAGGGTGGCGCCGTGGACCTCGTCGTAGAGGTCCTGATCGAGGATTTCGGGAATGAAGTTCGCGCCCAGCCCCTGGATCTTGTGCGGGCCGGGCTGGCCGCCGGAGAGGATGGGGGAGTTCGCCGGTTCCACCGCGACGAGACGCACCTGCGGGTTCTGCTCACGCAGGTAGCGGCCCGCGCCGGTGATCGTGCCGCCGGTGCCCACACCGGAGACGAGCATGTCGATCTTCCCGTCGGTGGCCTCCCACAGCTCGGGACCGGTGGTCTCATAGTGGGCCGCGACATTGGCCCGATTGGCGAACTGCTGCGCCCAGATCGAGTTCTCGGTCTCGGCGACGATCTGCTGGGCGCGTTCGACGGCGCCGCGCATGCCCTCGGCGCCCGGCGTCAGCACGATCTCGGCCCCGTAGGCGCGCAGCATGACGCGGCGCTCGGTGGACATCGTCTCGGGCATGGTGAGGATGACCCTGTAGCCGCGGGCCGCACCGACCATCGCCAGGGCGATCCCGGTGTTGCCCGAGGTCCCCTCGACGATGGTGCCGCCGGGGGTCAGCTCGCCCTCGGCCTCGGCGGCATCGACGATGGCCCGGCCGATCCGGTCCTTCACGGAGTTGGCGGGGCTGTAGAACTCGAGCTTGACGGCGACCTGCCCCGGCAGGCCCTCGGTGAGTCGGTTCAGGCGCACCAGCGGCGTGCCGCCGATGGCCTCGGTGATGTTGTTCATGATGGTGCTCATGTGCTTCTCCCTCGGAAGTCGGGGCGGACGATGCGGGCGGGCGTGCCGGGTGCGGCCACGGTCGGTTCTCAGGCTACCCAGACCGAGGCCGGCCTCGGCTCAGCGAAGCCATGCGGCGTAGTGCTGACGAAGCGCCGTGATCTTCGGGTCGATGACCACGCGGCAGTAGCCGGACTCGGGACGAGCGTCGTAGAACCCCTGGTGCACCTGCTCGGCGTCGTGCCAGCGGCCCATCGGCTCGAGCGTCGTGACGATCTCACGGTCGAAGTGAGGACGGACGCGGTCGATCTGCGCGGCGAGGACGGCGCGCTCGGCCTCGTCACGGTAGAACAGGGCGGAACGGTATTGGGTGCCCACGTCGTGGCCCTGTCGGTTCAGCGACGTCGGGTCGTGCGAGGTGAAGAAGACATCCAGGATCACCTCGGCCGGGATCACCTGCTCGTCGAAGCGCACGCGCACCGCTTCGGCGTGCCCGGTGGTCCCGGAACACACGGACTCGTAGTCCGGCTGCGGGTCATGGCCGCCCGTGTAACCGGAGACGACCTCGTGCACGCCGCGCAGACGCCGGTAGACGGCGTCCAGGCACCAGAAGCAGCCGCCGGCGAGAGTCAGCTCACGCAGGCGGGATCCGTCGGTGGTGTCTGTTTCGATGCTCACGTGAGGCAACAGCACCGTGACGGGTGAATTCATTCCACGTGCGTGTCCGGCCGCGAGGCAGATCACGTGCGACGCGGCCTCGGCCAGCGGCTGAATCGTCCCGATCGAGGGGCGGAGACGGGCACAATGGCGGGCATGAGCGTCACCGTCGACCCGTCACCGTCCGGGCCCTTCTCCGAGTCCTCCGAGCCACGCCGCCCCCTGCTGCGTGACGTGCTGGAGTGCATGGAGCAGCTGTGGCCGGGTTCGCTGGCCGAGTCCTGGGACGCCAGTGGACTGGTGGCGGGACGACCCGATCAGCCCGTCTCTCGGATCCACTGGGCCGTCGATCCGGTGTCCGCGGTCGTGGCCGAGGCGGTCGACCAGGGCGCGGACCTGCTCATCACCCACCACCCTTTGCTGCTGCGCGCCGTGCACTCCGTGGCGGGCACGCACGCCAAGGGAGAGGTCGTGCACACCCTGATCGAGCACGGGTGCGCGCTCGTGACCGCACACACCAACGCGGACTCGGCCGTCGGCGGGGTCTCGGACGTCATCGCGGAGATTCTGGGGCTGCAGGGGCTGCGGCCTCTCTCCCCGTCCCGATCCTCGACGGACGCCACCCACGAGGAGGGAATCGGACGGGTCGGGGAGTTGGAAACGCCCCTACGCCTGGCGGAGTTCGCCGAACGCGTGCATGTGAACCTGCCGGCGGTGGCCTCCGGAGTGCGCGTGGCCGGCGACCCGGACGCGCTGGTGCGCACCGTGGCCGTCTGCGGCGGTGCCGGCGACAGCCTGTTCGACCAGGTCCGGGCGGCCGATGCCGACGTGTACGTCACGGCGGACCTGCGCCACCATCCGGCCTCCGAGGCACGCGAAACCGCGCTGCACGCAGACGGGCGGCCGTACCTTGTGGACGTCTCGCACTTCGCCAGCGAGTGGCTGTGGCTGCCCGCGGGAGCGCACGCCCTGGAACGACTGCTCGAAGACAACGGATTCAGCGTCGAGATGGCCGTCTCCGGGGTCGTGACCGATCCGTGGGACTTCATCCTCGTGGGAAGGAATGACGGATGAGCACCCTGATCGCCACGCCCCAGGAACAGAGAGCACTGCTCGAGGTGCAGGAGCTCGACGCGCAGATCGCGCGCGCGAAGACTCGCCTGGC
Proteins encoded in this region:
- a CDS encoding Nif3-like dinuclear metal center hexameric protein, with amino-acid sequence MSVTVDPSPSGPFSESSEPRRPLLRDVLECMEQLWPGSLAESWDASGLVAGRPDQPVSRIHWAVDPVSAVVAEAVDQGADLLITHHPLLLRAVHSVAGTHAKGEVVHTLIEHGCALVTAHTNADSAVGGVSDVIAEILGLQGLRPLSPSRSSTDATHEEGIGRVGELETPLRLAEFAERVHVNLPAVASGVRVAGDPDALVRTVAVCGGAGDSLFDQVRAADADVYVTADLRHHPASEARETALHADGRPYLVDVSHFASEWLWLPAGAHALERLLEDNGFSVEMAVSGVVTDPWDFILVGRNDG
- the epsC gene encoding serine O-acetyltransferase EpsC; its protein translation is MGLLSRVGSAARSRLGTGSFDPPALLARVREDIAAVRSHDPAARGDLEVALVYSGLHAVWAHRIAHRMWQHDRLRTPARLLSQVSRSLTGIEIHPGARIGRRFFIDHGMGVVIGETAEVGNDVMLYHGVTLGGRSLAKVKRHPTLHDGVVVGAGAKILGPVEVGAGSAVGANAVVVKDTPADAIATGIPATYRLRSCEKEKAPLVDPAEYVDPAMYI
- the msrA gene encoding peptide-methionine (S)-S-oxide reductase MsrA, whose protein sequence is MRELTLAGGCFWCLDAVYRRLRGVHEVVSGYTGGHDPQPDYESVCSGTTGHAEAVRVRFDEQVIPAEVILDVFFTSHDPTSLNRQGHDVGTQYRSALFYRDEAERAVLAAQIDRVRPHFDREIVTTLEPMGRWHDAEQVHQGFYDARPESGYCRVVIDPKITALRQHYAAWLR
- the cysK gene encoding cysteine synthase A, whose translation is MSTIMNNITEAIGGTPLVRLNRLTEGLPGQVAVKLEFYSPANSVKDRIGRAIVDAAEAEGELTPGGTIVEGTSGNTGIALAMVGAARGYRVILTMPETMSTERRVMLRAYGAEIVLTPGAEGMRGAVERAQQIVAETENSIWAQQFANRANVAAHYETTGPELWEATDGKIDMLVSGVGTGGTITGAGRYLREQNPQVRLVAVEPANSPILSGGQPGPHKIQGLGANFIPEILDQDLYDEVHGATLEESIATARDLGTKEGILGGISSGAIVSAALTQAAKPENEGKLIVAIVCDYGERYISTALFEDIRG
- a CDS encoding M14 family zinc carboxypeptidase encodes the protein MTELTRSASRSLTRRSALATLTAALAAPSLAPGAAATGSLPPENRTPTGAIRSYADMQRELERIARASGGAVRVTTLSEQGTAEQFSEQGRELYVATVGHGPEPVWIQGRVHGDEPYGLDACVTVLDRLAAGGSADVARVRDEFTVHVIPMYNPDGSEMNTRTTTLWDRAQDAPVRDAEGAPVTVDLNRDWRLDGFRARESRAWYEYWTRVRPSFVLDLHHQSVKQSAQTGEDISFSLGVSLAPGGPTLPEVRGGEYDVLTRQMIGHVWQSVRHRGHISADRYDVGDGQVIDIRGGVVSAMMLGLNWNGLNADGHANPAVFFETSGNTREGGLGQKARGKLLKQNVVATMALLTGWADSTVTEVDPAVWDEIPHAPVEAYVTDWGGVIPA